One Rhizoctonia solani chromosome 1, complete sequence DNA window includes the following coding sequences:
- a CDS encoding Retrotransposable element Tf2 protein, whose translation MMNKIFRDLLDVYVIIYLDNILVFSLNESNHEVHVQEVLKRLQDNDLFCNIEKCHFHVKKIDYLGFIISEFGIEVDQSKVTDAMNWSTPKNVKNIQEFLGFVNFYRRFIPNFGNMAQPLYNLLKKDSIWKWDLAEQQLFDDLKKCLTSAPLLLQPDTTKQFYVECDALDYATGAILSQRNPEGKLAPVAYLSKSLLPAEKNYNIFDKELLAVIRAFKEWRHLLEGSKLPVQVLTDHKNLEYFSTSQSLNKRQIRWANFLVDYNFQIIYRPGAQNKKADILSQRYDLVPLEGGVENQVLLKPELFVSAITPDQEINDLIGKAIYEDNRLKEIIHKLQDKEKVTDWELKEGLLWHQGKIFVPKDDTIRNLILESRHNALAAGHPGQARTLELVLRNYYWPSMKNLSTPMSATVPVGLLKPLQIPKRPWEDIAYDMIVGLPISEGFDAILTIIDCFSKMVHFIPTQSTASAIDIANLFITYIWKLHGLPRSTVSDRGPTFNAKFICHLYKRLDIKPTYSTAYHPQTDGQTEQIQWEAEIFICMFGNHHQLDWVSLLPLAEFALNNLKQSSTGKSPFQICYGLNPQFSVGQKSDKSVPNADEHAKFLEKGYDEVKATLLLLQEKMKYFYNQRHREEEEIRVGDKVWLSHQNISTNRPSIKLSHKKLGPYLVIEKIGSHAYKLQLPHTMRVHPVFHINLLTKFHPDPHGQDPPQPAPITTEEGEEEYEVERIIDSKWKGRGKSRKLWYLVKWKGYNEGSNSWEPIDNVDNAQEAIKEFHDEHPDAVRA comes from the exons aTGATGAACAAAATCTTCAGGGACCTATTGGATGTCTACGTCATCATTTACTTGGACAATATCCTAGTCTTTTCCTTAAATGAAAGCAATCATGAAGTTCATGTGCAAGAGGTACTCAAGAGGCTACAGGACAATGACCTCTTTTGCAATATTGaaaaatgccatttccatgtCAAGAAGATTGATTACTTAGGATTCATCATATCGGAATTTGGAATAGAAGTAGATCAGTCCAAGGTCACAGATgcaatgaattggtcaacacccaagaatgtcaagaaTATCCAGGAATTCTTAGGGTTTGTGAACTTCTACAGAAGATTCATCCCTAATTTTGGCAACATGGCACAACCCTTGTATAATTTGCTCAAAAAGGATAGtatttggaaatgggacttGGCAGAACAACAATTGTTTGATGACCTAAAAAAATGTCTCACATCAGCACCTTTGCTTCTACAGCCTGATACCACCAAACAGTTTTATGTGGAATGTGACGCATTGGATTACGCCACTGGAGCCATATTATCCCAACGCAATCCTGAAGGAAAATTGGCCCCAGTAGCCTATTTATCCAAGTCCTTATTGCCGGCTGAAAAAAATTACAAcatctttgacaaggaattattagcagtcattagggcatttaaGGAATGGCGCCATTTGCTAGAAGGATCCAAAttaccagtccaagttctaacaGATCATAAGAACTTAGAATATTTTTCCACGTCCCAATCCCTGAACAAACGCCAGATTAGATGGGCCAACTTCCTAGTTGactataacttccaaatcatTTATAGACCTGGAGCACAGAACAAAAAAGCAGACATCCTCTCACAACGCTATGATttggtaccccttgaagggggggtagagaaccaggttctcctgaaaccagAACTTTTTGTTTCAGCTATTACCCCagatcaggaaatcaatgaCCTAATTGGCAAGGCAATTTATGAGGATAACCGTCTGAAAGAAATCATACATAAACTTCaggacaaggaaaaggtcacAGATTGGGAACTAAAAGAAGGGTTACTATGGCATCAAGGgaaaatctttgtacctaAGGATGATACTATTAGAAACCTTATCTTGGAATCTAGGCACAACGCATTAGCTGCGGGACATCCGGGACAAGCCAGAACTTTGGAACTTGTCTTGAGGAATTATTATTGGCCATCCATGAAAAATTTGTCAACTCCTATGTCAGCCACT GTACCAGTAGGACTGTTAAAGCCATTACAAATTCCCAAACGGCCCTGGGAGGACATAgcatatgacatgattgtaggactACCAATCTCAGAAGGCTTTGATGCTATCCTAACCATAATTGATTGcttctcaaaaatggtccaCTTCATTCCCACTCAATCCACGGCGTCTGCTATTGACATTGCCAATCTCTTCATCACATATATATGGAAATTACACGGTCTCCCCAGAAGTACGGTTTCAGACAGAGGCCCCACGTTcaatgccaagtttatttGCCACCtatataaaaggctggacattAAACCTACATATtctacagcctaccatccacaaacagatggacagacagaacaaaTACAATGGGAGGCTGAAATCTTTATATGTATGTTTGGAAATCACCACCAATTGGACTGGGTATCCCTACTTCCTTTAGCCGAGTTTGCGCTCAACAACCTTAAACAATCTTCCACAGGAAAATCTCCGTTCCAGATATGTTACGGATTGAACCCCCAATTCTCTGTGGGTCAGAAATCAGACAAATCAGTCCCTAATGCAGATGAACATGCCAAGTTCTTGGAAAAGGGCtatgatgaagtcaaggcaACCTTGTTACTGTTGCAAGAAAAAATGAAATATTTCTACAATCAACGCcacagggaagaagaagaaatccgAGTAGGAGATAAGGTCTGGTTAAGTCATCAGAATATATCCACCAACAGGCCGTCCATCAAACTTAGCCATAAAAAGTTAGGCCCCTACTTGgtaattgagaaaattggatcACATGCATACAAGCTACAACTACCTCACACAATGCGCGTACATCCAGTTTTTCATATCAATCTCCTAACCAAGTTTCATCCCGACCCCCATGGCCAAGaccctcctcaacctgcacccATTACCAcagaagaaggagaagaggaatacgaagTAGAAAGAATCATAGACAGCAAATGGAAGGGACGGGGGAAATCAAGGAAACTCTGGTATTTGGtcaagtggaagggatacaaTGAAGGAAGTAACTCGTGGGAACCCATAGACAATGTGGACAATGCCCAAGAAGCTATCAAAGAATTCCATGATGAACATCCAGATGCAGTtagagcttga
- a CDS encoding Retrotransposable element Tf2 protein, translated as MDNLDSFEFVSLALDSNKKPLLFINLYVQNFPAEPLKTLIDSGATSNFISPSIVEKYKIPKTQLENPQVVRMLDGTISQTGRIWHQVHLTVSANGHAHSIPFLVCPIGNTPAILGMTWLTTEAPLIDWQQGLVAFPEQVQIASEEEADSDPLADLPPQYHEFAKVFGEEEFKVLPPHREYNISIDLVPDAKLSPGPIYGMTNAESKALKQHIDEELATGKIRPSTSSAGAPVMFVKKADGSLRLVVDYRKLNNVTHKNVYPLPRQDDLMAKLRNAKLFTKLDLRWGYNNVRIKEGDEWKTAFRTKYGLFEYLVMPFGLTNAPAAFQHFMNDLFRDLIDVTVVIYLDDILIFSEKPEEHPSHVREVLSRLLKNQLFCKLSKCHFHVTTVDYLGIVISPAGFSMDQKKIEAVTTWPTPKTVKQVQAFLGFVNYLRRFIPNFSSVARPLHNLTKKETPWSWGNLEETAFQELKSLVTRSPVLIHSNPNLPYYLETDASGVAMGAILSQRGEDNRLHPVAYMSKSFSGAEANYDTHDKELLAIIKALEEWRIFLEATEKPIQVFTDHRNLEYWMQARTFNRRHARWQIFLSDYNFKIHYRPGKQSGKPDALSRRSDYVDQPPKPEVMLPSEVFANTSEAELEIVTKIREKLKDDPSLEPIIQFLTEDVDNAPPSIRKAYRDYDWEEDLLWYRGKLVVPDWEPLKERLLREFHDSPLAGHPGQQQTLELLSRNYWWPGMKSSTKEWVECCPTCQANRRAHGPVIALKPLEVPPYPFHTISYDFITGFPKSNGHNAILVVIDSFSKFGHFIPTTKKVTSKGLAELFISHVWKLHGLPVRTISDRGTTFTGKFLRALYQRLGVKPSFSSAYHPESDGQTERVNQFIEFYLRSYVAADHSDWASWLPLAEYAYNNARHSATGRTPFELVFGRNPVMSPSNVPANVPKADHVADTLAQEWKEAESALQMSKEKMAGLRGSTPEYSIGEKVWLDGKNVELRTNSNKLDPRGLGPFEILEKISSHAYRLKLPETLKIHNVFYVGLLSKVHENPSQPFPERPPPKTIEGEEEYEVEQIIDSKRQRGKWFYLIKWKGYGPKDNSWEPEELLEHSQEEIQRFNKLRLKKARDSAKSL; from the coding sequence atggacaatttagatagttttgaatttgtatctcttgctctggattcaaataaaaaacccttgTTATTCATCAATCTATACGTCCAAAAtttcccggcagaacccctcaagACTCTCattgattcaggagccacatcgaacttcatctccccttcgattgtggaaaaatataaaatcccaaaaacccaactcgaaaatccacaagttgtgagaatgctagatggtactatctctcagactggtcgcatttggcaccaggtccacctcaccgtctcggccaatggccatgcccactccatcccatttcttgtttgtcccattggcaacaccccggcaatcctaggcatgacatggttaacgaCAGAAGCCCCtcttattgattggcaacagggactagtcgcattccctgaacaggttcaaattgcctccgaggaagaagcagactcaGACCCCTTAGCAGACcttccccctcagtaccatgagtttgctaaggtctttggcgaagaagaatttaaggtcctccctccacatagggagtacaaCATCTCTAttgaccttgtcccagatgccaaactgtctcctggccccatatacggcatgaccaACGCGGAATCAAAGGcgctaaaacagcatattgatgaggaattagcaacgggcaaaatccgccctagtacctcctcagcaggcgccccggtcatgtttgtgaagAAGGCTGATGGGTCCCTCCGACTAGTtgttgattacaggaagttgaacAACGTCACCCATAAGAACGTCTATCCTCTACCCAGGCAAGATGACTTAATGGCCAAACTTAGGAACGCAAAGCTATTTACCAAACTGGATCTACGATGGGGCTACAATAACGTCAGGATtaaagaaggagatgagtggaagacagcgttcagaaccaaatacgggctatttgaatatctGGTAATGCCgtttggccttaccaatgcccctgctgccttccaacatttcatgaatgacttattcagggacctcattgacgtcacagtggtcatatacttggatgatatcttGATTTTCTCGGAAAAACCGGAGGAACACCCATCTCATGTCAGGGAGGTACTATCCCGGTTGTTGAAAAAtcagctattctgtaaactatccaagtgccacttccatgtcaccacagttgattaccttggcattgttatctCCCCAGCTGGCttttccatggaccagaagaagattgaagcCGTCACCACGTGGCCCAcacccaaaacagtcaaacaggtccaggctttcTTAGGCTTTGTCAATTATCTCCGCCGATTCATTCCTAATTTCAGCTCCGTTGCGCGCCCTCTGcataacctcaccaaaaaggaaaccccttggtcatggggtaacctggAGGAGACTGCTTTCCAGGAACTAAAATCCCTTGTCACTCGGTCGCCCGTCCtaatccactccaaccctaACCttccctactacctagaaacggACGCGTCAGgtgtagccatgggagccatcttaAGTCAACGAGGAGAGGATAACCGCCTTCATCCAGTcgcatatatgtccaagtcttTCTCCGGCGCAGAAGCCAACtacgacacccacgataaggaaCTTTTGGCAATCATTAAGGCActggaagaatggcggatATTCTTGGAGGCAACAGAaaaaccaatccaggtctttACAGATCacagaaacctggaatactggatgcaggctagGACCTTCAACAGGAGGCACGCGCGCTGGCAAattttcctgagcgattACAACTTCAAAATAcactatcgcccagggaaGCAGTCAGGAAAACCGGACGCACTGTCAAGACGATCAGACTATGTTGACCAACCTCCCAAACCAGAGGTCATGCTACCatcagaagtctttgccaacacgtcagaagcGGAACTTGAGATTGTCACCAAAATCCGAGAGAAGCTGAAGGATGACCCAtccctggaacccatcatccagttcctaacAGAAGACGTAGATAACGCGCCCCCATCCATTAGGAAAGCATATAGGGATtacgattgggaagaagacctacTTTGGTACCGGGGTAAACTGGTGGTCCCAGACTGGGAACCCCTGAAGGAACGACTACTCAGAGAATTCCATGATTCACCCCTGGCAGGTCACCCtggacaacaacaaaccttgGAACTCCTAAGCCGcaattactggtggccaggaatgaagtcatcaaccaaggaatgggtagaatgctgtCCCACCTGTCAAGCCAATCGTCGCGCCCATGGCCCTGTCATTGCTCTAAAGcctctggaagttcccccctatCCCTTTCACACCATATcatatgacttcatcacaggatttCCAAAGTCAAATGGTCACAACGCAATCTTGGTAGTCAtcgactccttctccaaatttgggcattttatcccaactaccaagaaggTCACCTCTAAGGGTCTGGCAGAATTGTTTATCTCtcatgtgtggaaactccatggacTACCAGTCCGAACAATATCAGACAGAGGAACCACATTCACAGGGAAGTTCCTTAGGGCACtctaccaacgccttggagtaaaaccatccttctcctcagcctatcACCCGGAGTcagatggccaaacagaaagggtgaaccagttcatcgaGTTCTACCTGAGGTCGTACGTTGCGGCAGatcactcagattgggccTCCTGGTTGCCACTGGCGGAAtatgcctacaacaatgcaagGCACTCTGCCACCGGAAGAACCCCCTTTGAGTTGGTTTTTGGAAGAAATCCCGTGATGAGCCCATCCAACGTGCCAGCAAACGTACCCAAAGCTGACCACGTGGCTGATACCCTGGCccaggaatggaaagaagcagaGTCTGCCCTACAAATGTCAAAGGAAAAAATGGCAGGATTAAGAGGATCAACACCGGAATACTCCATTGGCGAGAAGGTCTGGCTGGACGGAAAAAATGTGGAACTACGAACCAACTCCAATAAATTAGACCCAAGGGGGTTAGGACCATTTGAAATCCtagaaaaaatctccagtcacGCCTATCGTCTAAAATTGCCGGAAACCTTGAAgatccacaacgtattctacgtgGGGTTATTGTCCAAAGTCCATGAaaacccaagccaaccattcccagaacGGCCTCCCCCCaaaacaatagagggagaagaggagtatgaggttgaacaaattattgactccaaaaggcAACGGGGTAAATGGTTCTActtaatcaaatggaaaggatatggaccCAAGgataactcatgggaaccagaagagtTACTTGAGCATAGTCaggaggagatccaacgcttcaacaagttgcgactgaaaaaggctcgtgactccgccaagagcctttaa
- a CDS encoding Retrotransposon-derived protein PEG10, with translation MEPEPTISALLEAVTALTATVGSLQDQIRSQGQQLSELKAICKETADLLGDKDQGGTTQTQAQPGPSTGPVTPPSHTGGQADTPRTARPGFKDPFRPTRGTTGYDSEEEQPRRIKEEPRGALRDLRTLTPFSLGSDTKRPKMELPDPFKGEIRGRKAVQWLDCMLLWGALHRDQFEEDEQLIVWILYHMEDKAADWSLPLIGSILKGETNAPTTIPAMTTKFKEAFADPDAKRAAARKIAALTQTTTTSEYVTEFRNIMAELDWNEEAYIAQFTRGLHWKVKELLSTKDSIPDELEAIFAASIKIDNIRWENEENRPKKLPAKSSATAATTSTTTTTQRVRLSEDPNYVTPEERDRRRASGLCVKCGQKGHGIKQCPNGWKATIKETAKVAEDESGKD, from the coding sequence atggaaccagagccaaccattagcgctctcctcgaggctgtcacagccctcacagccaccgttGGGTCCTTACAGGACCAGATCCgctcccaaggccaacagctcagcgagctcaaagccatatgcaaagaGACCGCGGACCTCCTCggcgacaaggaccaagggggaaccacccaaacccaagcacagcctggcccatcgactgggcctgtcacccctccttccCACACAGGAGGACAAGCCGACACTCCAAGAACGGCTAGGCCTGGGTTCAAAGACCCTTTCCGCCCCACCAGAGGCACCACTGGGTACGACTCCGAGGAAGAACAGCCAAGgaggatcaaggaagaaccTCGCGGAGCGCTTAGGGATCTGAGGACCCTCACTCCCTTCAGTTTGGGCTCGGACACCAAACgtcccaaaatggagttaCCAGATCCATTTAAGGGGGAAATCCGGGGACGAAAGGCGGTTCAATGGCTAGACTGCATGCTGTTATGGGGGGCCCTGcacagggaccaatttgaGGAGGACGAGCAGTTGATTGtctggatcctctaccacatggaGGATAAAGCCGCTGATTGGTCACTCCCTCTCATTGGAAGTATCCTCAAGGGTGAAACCAATGCCCCCACGACCATCCCTGCCATGACAACCAAGTTCAAGGAAGCCTTCGCggaccctgatgccaaaagggcggctgccaggaagattgccgcgctaactcagaccacaaccacgtcGGAGTATGTCACGGAATTCCGCAATATCATGGCGGAGCTCgactggaacgaggaggcatatattgcccaattcacgcgcggccttcactggaaggtcaaagaactcCTGTCTACCAAAGACAGTATTCCCGATGAGTTGGAGGCTATCTTTGCTGCctccatcaaaattgacaacattcgttgggagaacgaggagaaccgccccaaGAAGCTCCCTGCCAAGTCCTCGGCCACCGCGGCcactacctccaccactaccaccacacaacgggtccgcctatcggaagaccccaactatgtcacaccggaggaaagggaccgccgccgcgcgtctggcctttgcgtcaagtgcggtcaaaaagggcatggaatcaagcagtgccccaatggttggaaggcaaccATCAAGGAGACAGCCAAGGTAGCTGAGGacgagtcgggaaaagattaa
- a CDS encoding Retrotransposable element Tf2 protein, protein MELEPSLGALLKAIQALTTQVGSLQDQVKSQGKQIVQLTAICKETNNLVGNKDQGRAQTKPGPSTGPVTPPTHSGGETHTPGMVRPGLKALFQPSRGTGFDSNEEEPRWAPKKEPQGTPWQSLSTLTPFDAGSIRGHKATQWLDRMLLWVALHCNQFDEEEQMVVWILYHMTDKAADWALPIIGAIIKGEGNPPTTILALMAKFKEAFANPDAKRAAARKIATLTQTTTTSEYFTKFRNLIAELDWNKEAYIAQFTCGLHWKVKELLSTKDNIPDNLEAIFAASIKIDNTCQENKENHPKKALAKSPVTDPNYVTPEERDCWRASGLCVKCGQKGHRIKQYPNGWKATIKEVAKPLAKIDVHVLDCEFVSVALDSNKKPLLFINLHLHKFPTENLKTLVDSGATSNFISPSIVEKLKIPKTLLENPQVVRMLDGTISQTGRIWHQVQLAVLANGHSHTIPFLVCPIGNTPAILGTSWLTLESPLIDWQQGLITFPEHIQIALKEEANPKTLANLPTQYHKFAPVFGEEEFKVLPPH, encoded by the exons ATGGAACTGGAGCCGTCCCTTGgtgctctcctcaaggctatccaagccctcaccacccaagttgggtccctccaggaccaagtcaaatCCCAGGGCAAGCAGATTGTCCAACTTactgccatatgcaaggaaaccaacaaccttgttggcaacaaggatcagggcagagcccaaaccaagcctggcccatcaactgggcctgtcacccctcctacccactcaggaggggaaacccacactccaggcatggttaggcctggactcaaggccctgtTCCAACCATCAAGAGGCACAGGATTTGATTCCAATGAGGAAGAACCAAGATGggctcccaaaaaggaacctcaaggaacgccttgGCAGAGCCTTAGcaccctcaccccctttgacgcagggtcca TCAGGGGACATAaggccacccaatggctggacaGAATGTTGCTCTGGGTTGCTCTCCACTGCAACCagtttgatgaagaagagcaaATGGTTGTATGGATCCTCTACCATATGACAGATAAGGCCGCagactgggcgctccccattATTGGGGCTATTATCAAGGGTGAAGGGAACCCTCCAACCACCATCCTGGCCTtaatggccaaattcaaagaagcctttgccaatcCAGATGCAAAAAGGGCGGCCGCCAGAAAGATAGCCACGCTAACTCAGACCACCACTACGTCTGAGTACTTCACCAAGTTCCGCAACCTTATTGCAgaactagactggaacaaggaggcatacattgcccagttcacgtgtggcctccactggaaggtcaaggaactcctgtccaccaaggacaacatcccTGACAACTTAGAGGCTATCTTTGCTGCCTCTATCAAGATTGACAACACTTGccaggaaaacaaggagaaccatCCCAAAAAGGCCCTAGCCAAGTCCCCAGTCACT gaccccaattacgtcacaccagaagaaagggacTGTTGGCGCGCATCTGGACTATGCGTCAAATGTGGTCAGAAGGGACACAGGATCAAGCAGtaccccaatggctggaaggccacaatcaaggaagttgccaag cccctggccaaaatagatgtgcatgtattggACTGTGAATTTGTATCAGTGGCTCTAGATTCCAATAAAAAGCCCCTTTTATTTATCAATTTACACCTGCACAAATTCCCAACAGAAAACCTAAAAACCCTGGTGGACTCTGGGGCCACATCCAACTTCATTTCTCCATCAATTGttgaaaaactcaaaattccaaaaaccctgcttgaaaatccacaagtagtgagaatgttagatggtacaatatcccagactggtcgcatatggcaccaggttcaacttgcagtcttggccaatggccattcacACACTATCCCCTTTCTTGTCTGCCCCATTGGTAACACCCCTGCCATCCTAGGAACGTCTTGGCTCACATTGGAATCCCCTCTCATTGACTGGCAGCAGGGACTTATTACTTTCCCTGAACATATTCAAATTGCCTTGAAGGAAGAAGCCAATCCCAAAACCCTGGCCAATCTACCCACGCAGTATCACAAATTTGCCCCAgtctttggggaagaagagtttaAAGTCCTTCCGCCCCATTGA